In a genomic window of Alcanivorax sp.:
- a CDS encoding MBL fold metallo-hydrolase yields the protein MAQIDTLFLDNNNEVLRFSDLVVGEGVQANQFCIRHGDRAALIDPGGDLTYTPLTIALSRRVSLDGLVYILASHQDPDIIASLPRWLMHTRSQVVVSRLWARFLPHLASSYVTGKMGEQLQSRILGVADEGKVLSFADTEIWVLPAHFLHSVGNFSFYDPLSGILFSGDIGASLGGEEGRVDNFADHLHSMTGFHRRYMASNRACRLWVAMVRKLAPHMIVPQHGGYFAGEQVGRFLDWLATLECGVDLLDSHSYRLPVSG from the coding sequence ATGGCGCAGATCGATACCCTTTTTCTCGACAATAATAATGAAGTGCTGCGCTTTTCCGATCTGGTTGTCGGTGAAGGCGTGCAGGCCAACCAGTTTTGCATTCGCCACGGGGACCGTGCTGCGCTGATCGATCCGGGTGGCGATCTCACTTATACCCCGTTGACCATTGCCCTGAGTCGCCGTGTCAGTCTGGATGGCCTTGTCTACATCCTGGCATCCCATCAGGATCCGGATATTATCGCCTCCCTGCCACGCTGGCTGATGCATACTCGCAGCCAGGTGGTGGTCAGCCGGTTATGGGCACGCTTTCTGCCTCACCTGGCGTCCTCCTATGTGACTGGCAAAATGGGGGAACAATTGCAGTCACGTATCCTGGGGGTGGCGGATGAGGGCAAGGTACTGTCGTTTGCGGATACCGAGATCTGGGTGCTGCCCGCTCACTTTCTGCATTCGGTAGGCAATTTCAGCTTCTACGATCCGCTCAGCGGCATCCTGTTTTCCGGCGATATTGGTGCGTCTCTGGGTGGCGAGGAAGGGCGGGTGGATAACTTTGCCGATCACCTTCACAGCATGACCGGGTTTCATCGCCGCTATATGGCCAGCAACCGGGCCTGTCGGCTGTGGGTGGCCATGGTGCGCAAGCTGGCGCCTCACATGATCGTGCCTCAGCATGGTGGTTATTTTGCGGGGGAGCAGGTGGGCCGATTTTTGGACTGGCTGGCAACGCTGGAGTGCGGCGTCGACCTGCTGGATAGTCATTCCTATCGATTGCCCGTGTCTGGATAG
- the mraZ gene encoding division/cell wall cluster transcriptional repressor MraZ, with the protein MFTGSTSLNLDAKGRLTMPTRYRASLNEACGGQLVLTRHPYDECLALYPRDEFMETAGKLSAQRDSSPQVRQLKRRFLGQAVEIDMDSNGRLLVPPELRAAIGLEKQAMLIGQMHRFEIWKAESWLEEDGTLDPDALPESVQELSF; encoded by the coding sequence GTGTTTACTGGAAGCACATCACTCAATCTGGATGCCAAAGGGCGGCTCACCATGCCGACTCGCTATCGCGCTTCGTTGAACGAAGCCTGCGGCGGCCAGCTTGTGCTTACCCGTCACCCCTATGACGAATGTCTCGCCCTTTACCCACGTGATGAATTCATGGAAACCGCCGGTAAGCTCTCCGCCCAGCGAGATTCCAGTCCGCAGGTGCGCCAGCTGAAGCGTCGCTTTCTCGGCCAGGCGGTGGAAATTGATATGGATAGTAATGGCCGGCTGCTGGTGCCGCCGGAATTGCGGGCGGCTATCGGGCTGGAGAAGCAGGCCATGCTGATCGGTCAGATGCACCGCTTTGAAATCTGGAAAGCAGAAAGCTGGTTGGAAGAGGACGGCACTCTGGATCCGGATGCATTGCCGGAAAGTGTCCAGGAGCTGTCTTTCTGA
- the rsmH gene encoding 16S rRNA (cytosine(1402)-N(4))-methyltransferase RsmH, whose amino-acid sequence MTDKGAQYEHQPVMLEEVLDMWFSRGDGFYVDGTFGRGGHSRALLEKLDAQGRLAGIDRDPQAVAAGEQLASEDGRFRIVASRFDCLPEIVAEEGRSIDGLLLDLGVSSPQLDDADRGFSFLRDGPLDMRMDPTRGESVAQWLARADEQDIANVLYRYGDERKSRRIARRICEERKEQPITRTLQLADLIESAIGRGEPGKHPATRSFQALRIHINGELDALTQVLEQSLETLAIGGRLAIISFHSLEDRIVKLFIRDHSGRAPKGRGGLPLGDEMPQRLEPVGKAIRASKAELKVNVRSRSAVLRVAEKVA is encoded by the coding sequence ATGACCGACAAGGGCGCGCAGTACGAACACCAGCCGGTGATGCTGGAAGAGGTACTGGATATGTGGTTCAGCCGTGGTGATGGTTTTTATGTAGACGGCACCTTCGGGCGAGGGGGCCACAGCCGTGCACTGCTGGAAAAACTGGATGCCCAGGGTCGCCTGGCCGGTATTGATCGCGACCCCCAGGCTGTTGCCGCGGGTGAACAACTGGCGTCCGAAGATGGCCGTTTCCGGATTGTGGCCAGCCGCTTTGACTGCCTCCCTGAGATAGTGGCGGAAGAGGGGCGATCCATCGATGGTCTGTTGCTGGATCTGGGTGTCTCTTCTCCGCAACTGGACGACGCCGATCGCGGCTTCAGCTTTCTGCGTGACGGGCCGTTGGATATGCGCATGGACCCCACCCGGGGTGAAAGTGTGGCGCAGTGGCTGGCCCGGGCCGACGAGCAGGACATTGCCAATGTGCTGTATCGCTACGGCGATGAGCGCAAGTCGCGGCGGATTGCCCGGCGCATCTGCGAGGAGCGCAAGGAGCAGCCGATTACCCGCACCTTGCAGCTTGCCGATCTGATCGAGTCGGCCATTGGTCGCGGTGAGCCGGGAAAGCACCCGGCCACACGCAGTTTTCAGGCATTGCGAATACACATAAACGGGGAGCTGGATGCGCTGACCCAAGTGCTCGAACAGTCCCTGGAGACGCTCGCCATCGGCGGGCGTCTCGCCATTATCAGCTTCCATTCTCTGGAAGACCGGATCGTGAAGTTGTTCATTCGCGATCATTCAGGCCGGGCTCCCAAGGGGCGCGGTGGCTTGCCGTTGGGCGATGAAATGCCCCAGCGGCTGGAGCCGGTCGGCAAGGCTATTCGTGCAAGCAAGGCTGAGCTGAAAGTAAATGTTCGCTCGCGTAGTGCGGTGTTGCGGGTGGCGGAGAAGGTGGCCTGA
- the ftsL gene encoding cell division protein FtsL gives MSAPWLIRTLVMLIVISALAVSYSVHEARRLTDESQKLQQQQTRLESQWSQLLLEHSTWGSYARVERLAREKLGMKLPKTDERVLIRP, from the coding sequence ATGAGTGCCCCCTGGCTGATCCGCACCCTGGTGATGCTGATAGTGATCTCCGCGTTGGCAGTGAGCTACAGCGTTCACGAGGCCCGTCGACTCACCGACGAGAGTCAGAAACTGCAACAGCAGCAGACCCGTCTGGAGAGCCAGTGGAGTCAGCTGCTGTTGGAACACAGCACCTGGGGCAGCTATGCCCGGGTGGAGCGCTTGGCTCGCGAGAAGCTGGGCATGAAATTACCGAAAACCGATGAGAGAGTGCTGATCCGGCCATGA
- a CDS encoding penicillin-binding transpeptidase domain-containing protein: protein MKRQARKTRQPNHQMRWRFVLGFWLVCACVLVVRAVDLQVIQHDFLAHQGDIRNLRVEPLAAHRGVIRDRDGRPLAVSTPVVTLWANPREALENQEQWGRLAGNSVISQQEFARKVRRHESREFIYLGRGLAPEAAKAVLDLNVPGIHSLTEYRRYYPAGEVTSHVVGFTNIDDQGQEGVELDMESHLSGKSGRKKVVRDLLGRVIQDIEVLEPAQPGEDVTLSIDLRLQYLAYRELLGAVQQFKAKGGSAVVLDVRTGEVLAMVNQPAYNPNNRGNLDTGALRNRAVTDLFEPGSTMKPFTVAAAMEMGMVTPSTTINTHPGTLRVGSKTIRDHRDYGVIDITTVLTKSSNVGTSKLALAMEPLALPTYLERFGFGQATAIDFPGESNGMLPLRSHWREVERAALSYGYGLSVSAVQLAQAYAVIANDGVKVPLTLKKVTDKPAGQQVLGKPVARQLVQMLETVVSQVGTASRAQVPGYQVAGKTGTVHKVVSGGYADDSYIGLFAGLAPATDPRIVTVVVIDDPRSDAYYGGLVAAPAFSRIMGGVLRTLHVPPDKPEGLLAGGPDTEDRS from the coding sequence ATGAAACGCCAGGCTCGCAAGACACGGCAACCCAATCACCAGATGCGCTGGCGCTTTGTGCTGGGCTTCTGGCTGGTGTGCGCCTGTGTCCTGGTGGTGCGGGCGGTGGACCTGCAAGTGATCCAGCACGATTTTCTTGCCCATCAGGGGGATATCCGCAATCTGCGTGTGGAGCCCTTGGCCGCCCACCGTGGCGTGATTCGTGATCGTGATGGTCGCCCTCTGGCGGTAAGCACGCCGGTGGTCACTCTTTGGGCGAACCCCCGTGAAGCCTTGGAGAATCAGGAACAGTGGGGTCGGCTGGCGGGCAATTCGGTGATTAGTCAGCAGGAATTTGCCCGCAAGGTGCGCCGTCACGAATCCCGGGAATTCATCTATCTTGGCCGTGGCCTGGCGCCGGAAGCTGCCAAGGCAGTATTGGATCTGAATGTCCCTGGTATCCATTCGTTGACCGAATACCGGCGTTACTACCCGGCCGGCGAAGTGACCAGCCATGTGGTGGGCTTCACCAATATTGATGATCAGGGCCAGGAAGGTGTTGAGCTGGACATGGAATCACACCTGTCTGGTAAATCCGGTCGCAAGAAGGTGGTTCGTGATCTGCTGGGCCGGGTGATCCAGGATATCGAGGTGTTGGAGCCGGCGCAGCCCGGCGAAGACGTGACCCTGAGCATCGACCTGCGTCTGCAGTACCTGGCTTACCGTGAGCTGCTCGGCGCAGTGCAGCAATTCAAGGCCAAGGGCGGCAGTGCGGTGGTGCTGGATGTGCGTACCGGCGAAGTGCTGGCCATGGTGAATCAACCCGCCTACAACCCCAATAACCGCGGCAATCTGGATACCGGCGCGCTGCGCAATCGGGCGGTGACCGACCTGTTCGAGCCCGGTTCCACCATGAAGCCCTTTACCGTGGCGGCGGCCATGGAGATGGGCATGGTGACGCCGTCTACCACCATCAATACTCATCCCGGCACCCTGCGTGTGGGCAGCAAGACCATCCGCGATCATCGCGATTACGGTGTGATCGATATCACCACCGTGCTCACCAAGAGCTCCAACGTGGGTACCAGCAAGCTGGCGCTGGCCATGGAGCCGCTGGCGCTGCCCACCTATCTGGAGCGTTTCGGTTTTGGTCAGGCCACCGCCATTGATTTTCCCGGTGAAAGCAATGGCATGCTGCCATTGCGCAGCCACTGGCGAGAAGTGGAGCGGGCTGCGCTTTCCTATGGTTACGGTCTGAGCGTTTCGGCGGTACAGCTGGCTCAGGCCTATGCGGTAATCGCCAACGACGGAGTCAAGGTACCGCTGACCCTGAAAAAGGTGACAGACAAACCCGCCGGGCAACAGGTGCTCGGCAAGCCGGTTGCCCGGCAACTGGTACAGATGCTGGAAACCGTGGTTAGCCAGGTGGGCACGGCCAGCCGTGCCCAAGTGCCCGGTTACCAGGTGGCCGGCAAGACCGGCACCGTGCACAAGGTGGTTTCCGGTGGGTATGCGGATGACAGCTATATTGGGCTGTTTGCCGGACTGGCTCCGGCCACGGACCCTCGTATTGTTACTGTGGTAGTCATCGACGATCCACGCAGCGATGCTTACTACGGCGGACTGGTCGCTGCCCCGGCCTTTTCCCGGATCATGGGCGGGGTATTGCGGACCTTGCATGTGCCGCCGGACAAGCCCGAAGGGCTGCTGGCCGGCGGCCCGGACACGGAGGACCGCTCATGA
- a CDS encoding UDP-N-acetylmuramoyl-L-alanyl-D-glutamate--2,6-diaminopimelate ligase: protein MMRLQQLLPEHSLPAQVAGLAISGLQLDSRRLQPGEVFVAVPGVASDGRHFISQAISAGAAVVLADAETFSVDLQQPVPRVNLPGLAAQVGDLAARWFGEPASRLRITGVTGTNGKTSITWFLRDALNALGHRCALVGTLGLGLKGQEQTTGHTTPDPITLQAGLAKVRDAGADTVAMEISSHALDQNRLGGTLVTTAVFSNLSRDHLDYHGDMESYLAAKAMLFTREGVQLAVINCDDPVAQTLIACLPNGVRCVTFGSQQGATVRCQSLQCTVEGIEAELFVGGTVVPLSLPLFGRFNLSNVMAVAAILHGQGVASEALGGALAAITPVPGRMEPVQADGCPTVIVDYAHTPDGLEKALQACRDHFAGRLFCVVGCGGDRDEGKRPQMAAVAEKFADTVVLTSDNPRSEDPQTIIDQMRAGLTGAQAVRENVDRAEAVQETVNSAQAGDVILLAGKGHEDYQEINGVRYPSDDRELARQALAARGGAS, encoded by the coding sequence ATGATGCGCCTCCAGCAATTGCTCCCCGAGCATAGCCTGCCTGCCCAAGTGGCAGGCCTTGCCATTTCCGGCTTGCAGCTGGACAGCCGTCGTCTGCAGCCCGGCGAGGTGTTTGTGGCCGTGCCGGGTGTGGCGAGCGACGGCCGTCATTTCATCAGTCAGGCCATCAGCGCCGGCGCTGCCGTGGTGCTGGCGGACGCGGAGACGTTCTCCGTAGACCTGCAGCAGCCGGTGCCTCGCGTGAATCTGCCGGGGTTGGCGGCGCAGGTAGGTGATCTGGCTGCGCGCTGGTTCGGGGAGCCGGCCAGTCGTCTGCGCATTACCGGGGTGACCGGCACCAATGGCAAGACCAGCATTACCTGGTTCCTGCGCGATGCACTGAATGCGCTGGGGCATCGCTGTGCCCTGGTAGGGACCCTGGGGCTGGGGCTGAAAGGCCAGGAGCAGACCACCGGTCATACCACGCCAGACCCTATTACCCTCCAGGCCGGGCTGGCGAAAGTCCGTGATGCCGGGGCTGATACCGTGGCCATGGAAATTTCCTCCCATGCCCTGGACCAGAATCGTCTGGGCGGCACCCTGGTCACCACTGCGGTATTCAGCAATCTGAGCCGGGATCATCTGGATTACCACGGTGACATGGAATCCTACTTGGCTGCCAAGGCCATGCTGTTCACCCGCGAAGGTGTGCAGCTGGCGGTGATCAACTGCGATGACCCGGTGGCACAGACCCTGATTGCCTGTCTGCCCAATGGTGTCCGGTGCGTCACTTTCGGCAGCCAGCAGGGTGCCACGGTGCGTTGCCAGTCTTTGCAATGCACGGTAGAGGGTATCGAGGCCGAGCTGTTCGTTGGCGGCACCGTGGTGCCGTTGAGTCTGCCGCTGTTTGGTCGTTTCAATCTCAGCAATGTGATGGCAGTGGCAGCCATTCTGCATGGCCAGGGCGTGGCCTCTGAGGCATTGGGCGGCGCGTTGGCGGCGATTACGCCCGTACCGGGGCGTATGGAACCGGTGCAGGCTGATGGCTGTCCGACCGTGATCGTCGATTATGCCCACACCCCGGATGGCCTGGAAAAAGCCCTGCAGGCGTGTCGGGATCACTTTGCCGGCCGCTTGTTCTGCGTGGTCGGCTGTGGCGGCGACCGGGATGAGGGCAAACGTCCGCAAATGGCAGCGGTGGCAGAAAAGTTTGCCGATACCGTGGTGCTGACCAGCGACAACCCGCGCAGCGAAGACCCGCAAACCATTATTGACCAGATGCGCGCCGGCCTTACCGGGGCGCAGGCGGTCCGCGAAAACGTGGACCGTGCCGAGGCGGTGCAGGAAACCGTCAACAGTGCCCAGGCCGGCGATGTGATTCTGCTGGCCGGCAAGGGCCATGAGGACTATCAGGAAATCAACGGCGTGCGTTACCCCAGTGATGACAGAGAACTTGCCCGCCAGGCACTGGCCGCTCGGGGAGGTGCCTCATGA
- the murF gene encoding UDP-N-acetylmuramoyl-tripeptide--D-alanyl-D-alanine ligase — MMWLSQIAQWTGGTLIGEDRKVSAVVTDTRDMAPGCLFVALKGERFDAHDFLAQAAEGGAIAALVDREQNDFASAVQVDDTRLGLGRLASGYADQFTSERLAVTGNAGKTTVKEMAAAMLGEGTLATRGNFNNDIGVPLTLLRLSGEHRYAVIELGANAPGEIAWTSSLAKPKVVLVTNVTGAHLEGFGSMQGIANAKAEIFGGCQAGGQAIINNDDSFADFFAGEAEKAGLTVIRVGSQAPADLYADNIRLHQDRVEFVLQPLGEAVTVPLPGAHQVSNALLACAAVRALGVNLGEVLPRLAQLKPVPGRMNLHAVGGGVLVDDTYNANPGSVRVAIDWLAVQPAPQMLVLGALGELGPQAEQLVEELGGYAREAGISDLVVMTGASAAAKGFGDGAMTAENDQQAATWSAPVLQQGGTVLVKGSRSAGMEAVVQRLTMGAGPHKPEQGAH, encoded by the coding sequence ATGATGTGGTTGTCGCAGATCGCCCAGTGGACCGGCGGCACCCTGATCGGTGAAGACCGCAAGGTCAGCGCCGTGGTTACCGACACCCGTGACATGGCGCCGGGCTGCCTGTTTGTGGCGCTCAAGGGCGAGCGTTTCGATGCCCATGATTTTCTTGCTCAGGCTGCCGAGGGGGGAGCCATCGCCGCCCTGGTGGACCGTGAGCAAAATGACTTTGCCAGCGCCGTGCAGGTAGACGATACCCGCCTGGGGCTGGGCCGTCTGGCCAGTGGCTATGCGGACCAGTTTACGAGTGAACGCCTGGCGGTAACCGGCAATGCCGGCAAGACCACCGTCAAGGAAATGGCCGCCGCCATGCTGGGCGAGGGCACCCTGGCCACCCGTGGCAACTTCAACAATGACATCGGTGTGCCGCTGACGTTGCTGCGCCTTTCAGGCGAGCACCGTTATGCGGTCATTGAACTGGGCGCCAATGCCCCCGGTGAAATCGCCTGGACCAGTTCCCTGGCCAAACCGAAGGTGGTGCTGGTGACCAATGTGACCGGCGCCCACCTGGAAGGGTTTGGCTCCATGCAGGGCATTGCCAACGCCAAGGCGGAAATCTTCGGCGGTTGTCAGGCCGGCGGCCAGGCGATCATCAACAACGACGACAGCTTTGCCGATTTCTTTGCCGGTGAAGCCGAAAAGGCCGGCCTCACCGTGATTCGTGTGGGCAGCCAGGCGCCGGCGGATCTCTATGCTGACAACATCCGTTTGCATCAGGACCGGGTGGAATTTGTGCTTCAGCCACTGGGCGAGGCGGTCACCGTGCCACTGCCCGGCGCTCATCAGGTCAGCAATGCCTTGCTGGCCTGTGCCGCTGTGCGAGCGCTGGGTGTGAACCTGGGCGAAGTGCTGCCCCGACTGGCGCAACTGAAGCCGGTGCCCGGCCGTATGAATCTGCATGCGGTAGGTGGTGGCGTGTTGGTGGATGACACCTACAACGCCAATCCCGGCTCCGTGCGGGTCGCCATCGACTGGCTGGCTGTTCAGCCGGCACCACAGATGCTGGTGCTGGGCGCCCTGGGCGAGCTGGGGCCGCAGGCGGAGCAACTGGTCGAAGAGCTGGGTGGCTATGCCCGCGAGGCGGGGATCAGTGACCTGGTGGTGATGACCGGCGCCAGTGCTGCCGCCAAGGGGTTTGGTGACGGTGCCATGACGGCAGAAAACGATCAGCAGGCGGCAACCTGGAGTGCCCCGGTTCTGCAACAGGGTGGAACCGTGCTGGTGAAAGGCTCACGTAGCGCCGGTATGGAAGCGGTGGTACAGCGACTGACCATGGGCGCAGGCCCGCACAAACCGGAACAGGGGGCACACTGA
- the mraY gene encoding phospho-N-acetylmuramoyl-pentapeptide-transferase, which yields MLLWLAELLAEFHSGFLVVQYITLRGILSVLTALFIAFWVGPIMIRKLQEKQVGQAIRDDGPKSHLSKAGTPTMGGALILIAIVISTLLWADLSNRFIWITLGVLFVFGAVGWVDDWRKVVEKNPRGLPARWKYLWLSIGALGAAFALFFTAQSPVETQLIVPFFKNVVINMGWFYIVLTYFVINGTSNAVNLTDGLDGLAIMPAVLVGGALGIFAYAGGHAEFAPYLQIPYVAGAGELVIISAALCGAGLGFLWFNAYPAQVFMGDVGALGLGAVLGVMAVIVRQEIVLFIMGGVFVMETVSVMLQVGSFKLTGRRVFRMAPIHHHFELKGWPEPKIIVRFWIITVILVLVGLATLKIR from the coding sequence ATGTTGCTTTGGCTGGCCGAGCTTCTGGCAGAATTTCACAGCGGTTTCCTGGTGGTGCAGTACATCACCCTGCGCGGCATTCTCAGCGTACTGACGGCCCTGTTCATCGCCTTCTGGGTGGGCCCGATCATGATCCGCAAGCTGCAGGAAAAGCAGGTGGGTCAGGCCATCCGTGACGACGGCCCGAAGAGCCACCTGAGCAAGGCCGGTACCCCCACCATGGGCGGCGCGTTGATCCTGATTGCCATCGTCATTTCCACCCTGCTGTGGGCGGACCTGAGCAACCGCTTCATCTGGATCACCCTGGGCGTGCTGTTCGTCTTCGGTGCCGTGGGCTGGGTGGATGACTGGCGCAAGGTGGTGGAAAAAAATCCCCGCGGCCTGCCGGCCCGCTGGAAATACCTGTGGTTGTCCATCGGGGCCCTTGGCGCGGCTTTTGCCCTGTTCTTTACTGCCCAGAGCCCGGTGGAAACCCAGCTGATCGTGCCCTTCTTCAAGAATGTGGTCATCAACATGGGTTGGTTCTACATCGTGCTGACCTACTTCGTGATCAACGGTACCAGCAATGCGGTGAACCTGACCGATGGCCTGGATGGCTTGGCGATCATGCCGGCGGTATTGGTAGGCGGGGCCCTGGGCATCTTTGCCTATGCCGGTGGCCATGCGGAATTCGCGCCGTATTTGCAGATTCCCTATGTGGCCGGCGCCGGTGAGCTGGTGATTATTTCTGCCGCCCTGTGTGGCGCGGGCCTCGGGTTTCTGTGGTTCAACGCTTACCCGGCACAAGTATTCATGGGCGATGTGGGCGCGTTGGGCCTGGGCGCGGTGCTGGGTGTGATGGCGGTCATCGTCCGCCAGGAAATCGTGCTGTTCATCATGGGCGGCGTGTTCGTGATGGAAACCGTTTCGGTGATGCTGCAGGTGGGCTCATTCAAGCTCACCGGCCGGCGGGTGTTTCGCATGGCGCCGATTCATCACCACTTTGAACTGAAAGGATGGCCGGAGCCGAAGATCATTGTGCGCTTCTGGATCATCACCGTAATTCTGGTCCTGGTGGGTCTGGCGACCCTGAAAATCCGATAG
- the murD gene encoding UDP-N-acetylmuramoyl-L-alanine--D-glutamate ligase, with protein MAKDGFDLVIGLGVSGRSVIRYLTDQGMPVRALDTRAEPAGLEALRAEFPEVKIHTGGFKAGWMNNARRLIVSPGVAVATPAIAEQVVAGKEVIGDVELFARAASEPLVAITGSNAKSTVTTLLGQVADACGMNPGIGGNLGVPALELLDDKARLYVLELSSFQLETTYSLSAEVATILNVSQDHLDRYASFADYVAAKQRIYDGCQVAVWNRDDLATRPPAGVPRQITFGAHPEADYRLDSDKGQLLYRGETLLSLSELALTGHHNAMNILAVLAISDALSLNRDKALATVKAFTGLPHRCQLVAEAGGVRWFNDSKATNVGATLAALTGIGESIDGKVILIAGGQGKGQDFSPLAEPARQYLRAGLLMGEDRSTLAQGMSAAPCELVADMQAAVARAHALAQPGDAVLLSPACASFDMYSSFVARGDDFSARAREVCHD; from the coding sequence ATGGCGAAAGACGGGTTTGATCTGGTAATTGGCCTGGGAGTTTCCGGGCGTTCCGTGATCCGTTATCTGACGGACCAGGGGATGCCTGTGCGCGCCCTGGACACCCGTGCCGAGCCCGCCGGCCTGGAGGCGCTGCGCGCCGAATTCCCCGAGGTAAAGATTCACACTGGCGGCTTCAAGGCCGGCTGGATGAACAACGCTCGTCGCCTGATCGTCAGCCCTGGCGTGGCCGTGGCGACACCGGCCATTGCCGAGCAAGTGGTTGCCGGCAAGGAAGTGATCGGCGATGTGGAGCTGTTTGCCCGTGCGGCCAGCGAGCCGCTGGTGGCGATTACCGGTTCCAACGCCAAGAGCACCGTCACCACCTTGCTGGGCCAGGTGGCGGATGCCTGTGGCATGAACCCGGGCATCGGCGGCAATCTGGGGGTGCCCGCTCTCGAGCTGCTGGATGACAAGGCCCGCCTGTACGTTCTGGAGTTGTCCAGTTTCCAGCTGGAAACCACCTACAGCCTGAGTGCGGAAGTGGCCACCATCCTCAATGTGTCCCAGGATCATCTGGATCGCTACGCCAGCTTCGCCGATTACGTGGCCGCCAAGCAGCGCATTTATGATGGCTGCCAGGTGGCGGTGTGGAACCGGGATGACCTGGCCACCCGCCCCCCTGCCGGGGTGCCGCGCCAGATTACCTTCGGTGCTCATCCTGAAGCGGACTACCGGCTGGACAGTGACAAAGGCCAGCTGCTGTACCGGGGCGAAACCCTGTTGTCGCTATCCGAGCTTGCGCTCACCGGTCACCACAACGCCATGAATATTCTCGCCGTGCTGGCGATCAGTGATGCCCTGTCCCTGAACCGGGACAAGGCGCTGGCCACGGTGAAGGCCTTTACCGGTCTGCCGCACCGCTGCCAGCTGGTGGCTGAAGCAGGTGGGGTGCGCTGGTTCAACGATTCCAAGGCCACCAATGTGGGCGCCACCCTGGCGGCCCTGACGGGGATCGGTGAAAGCATTGACGGCAAGGTGATCCTGATTGCCGGTGGCCAGGGTAAGGGGCAGGACTTCTCGCCGCTGGCGGAGCCGGCGCGTCAGTATCTGCGTGCCGGTCTGCTGATGGGCGAAGACCGCAGTACCCTGGCCCAGGGCATGTCCGCCGCCCCCTGTGAGCTGGTCGCCGACATGCAGGCCGCCGTGGCCCGGGCCCATGCCCTGGCGCAACCTGGCGACGCGGTGTTGCTGTCACCGGCATGTGCGTCTTTTGACATGTATTCCAGCTTTGTTGCCCGTGGCGATGATTTCTCCGCCCGGGCCAGGGAGGTGTGCCATGACTGA
- the ftsW gene encoding putative lipid II flippase FtsW, whose product MTERMILKLDNRGLDKTLMWSAILLALAGLVMVSSASLQIAETRLGDPFYYALRHGIYLALGLAAGAFVYFAVPLALLERLRFLMLPVALVVLVMVFIPGLGRTVNGSTRWIALPGLTVQASEIVKLCFVLYLAGYIAQRKAALETEWKAFLLPLALLGVLTLLLLLEPDFGAVVVLGITAMGMLFLSGVPTLRFLLIGLAAVALGALVAFAEPYRVARLMTFTDPWADQYGSGYQLTQSLIAFGRGHWSGVGLGNSVQKLFYLPEAHTDFVYAVMAEELGLLGNLALIGGFVLLGWRVFRLGHSLETRGLLYHAYLVYGCAFVLCSQVFINLGVNMGLLPTKGLTLPFISYGGSSLLIFSAMVGLILRAGAEAEQLKARGRAAR is encoded by the coding sequence ATGACTGAGCGCATGATCCTCAAGCTGGATAACCGGGGTCTGGACAAGACCTTGATGTGGAGCGCCATCCTGCTGGCCCTGGCCGGTCTGGTGATGGTGTCGTCAGCCAGCCTGCAGATCGCCGAAACCCGGTTGGGCGATCCCTTCTACTATGCGCTGCGTCATGGCATTTATCTGGCGCTGGGGCTGGCCGCCGGGGCGTTCGTCTATTTTGCGGTGCCGCTGGCGCTGCTGGAACGGTTGCGCTTTCTGATGCTGCCGGTGGCCCTGGTGGTGCTGGTGATGGTGTTTATCCCCGGCCTGGGCCGCACCGTGAATGGCTCCACCCGCTGGATTGCTCTGCCGGGCCTGACCGTTCAGGCCTCGGAAATCGTCAAGCTGTGTTTTGTTCTCTACCTGGCGGGCTACATCGCCCAGCGCAAGGCCGCCCTGGAAACCGAATGGAAGGCCTTCCTGCTGCCGCTGGCGTTGTTGGGTGTACTGACCCTGCTGTTGCTGCTGGAGCCGGACTTCGGCGCCGTGGTGGTGCTGGGTATCACCGCCATGGGCATGCTGTTTCTTTCCGGGGTGCCGACCCTGCGCTTCCTGCTGATCGGTCTGGCGGCGGTGGCACTGGGCGCCCTGGTGGCGTTTGCCGAGCCGTACCGGGTGGCACGTCTGATGACCTTTACCGATCCCTGGGCCGATCAATACGGTTCCGGGTACCAGCTGACCCAGAGCCTAATTGCCTTTGGCCGCGGTCACTGGAGTGGCGTGGGCCTGGGTAACAGCGTGCAGAAGCTGTTCTACCTGCCGGAAGCTCATACCGATTTTGTTTACGCGGTGATGGCGGAAGAGCTGGGGCTGTTGGGTAATCTCGCATTGATCGGCGGTTTTGTGCTGCTGGGTTGGCGGGTGTTTCGGCTGGGGCACAGCCTGGAAACCCGCGGTCTGTTGTACCACGCCTATCTGGTTTATGGCTGCGCCTTCGTCTTGTGCTCCCAGGTCTTTATCAATCTGGGTGTGAACATGGGGCTGTTGCCCACCAAGGGTCTGACGTTGCCGTTTATCAGCTACGGCGGTTCTTCACTGCTGA